Proteins from a single region of Desulfolutivibrio sulfoxidireducens:
- the rnc gene encoding ribonuclease III — MQEYLEKLQNDIGHAFHNVTLLETALTHSSHANEAASPSEHNERLEFLGDAVLELCVSEELFTRFPDASEGALTLLRSKLVSEPALAELARACDLDRCIRLGKGEESQGGRNRDSLLSDALEAVFAAVFLDGGFAAARESIRRVFSEIWPDRPVEPKTKDYKSRLQELTQKRYKARPVYALADSRGPEHEKLFEVRLTLPGGEEVTASGSSVKKAEQMAAKKALAALRAKEGI; from the coding sequence ATGCAGGAATATTTGGAGAAACTTCAAAACGACATCGGGCATGCCTTTCACAACGTCACGCTTTTGGAGACGGCCCTGACCCACAGTTCCCATGCCAACGAGGCCGCAAGCCCGTCCGAGCACAACGAGCGGCTGGAATTTCTCGGCGACGCGGTCCTTGAACTGTGCGTCTCCGAGGAACTCTTCACCCGGTTTCCCGATGCCTCGGAGGGGGCGCTGACGCTTTTGCGCTCCAAGCTGGTCAGCGAACCGGCCCTGGCCGAACTGGCCCGCGCATGCGATCTCGACCGGTGTATCCGGCTTGGAAAAGGCGAGGAGAGCCAGGGGGGAAGGAACCGGGATTCGCTTCTAAGCGACGCCCTGGAGGCTGTTTTCGCGGCGGTGTTTCTGGATGGCGGATTTGCGGCCGCGCGGGAGTCGATCCGGCGGGTATTCTCCGAGATATGGCCCGACCGGCCCGTGGAACCCAAGACCAAGGACTACAAAAGCCGGCTCCAGGAACTGACCCAGAAGCGGTACAAGGCCAGGCCCGTTTACGCCCTGGCGGACAGCCGTGGTCCGGAGCACGAAAAGTTGTTCGAGGTACGGCTCACCCTGCCAGGCGGCGAGGAGGTCACGGCCAGCGGATCGAGCGTCAAGAAGGCCGAACAGATGGCCGCGAAAAAGGCCCTTGCGGCCCTTCGGGCCAAGGAAGGCATCTGA
- a CDS encoding phosphotransacetylase family protein, which translates to MAGIYIGSTAGYSGKNMVVMGLGLRLQKEGVKVGYIKPVGAMPREFDGRMWDEDAFFVQKILGASEPPEMLTPVLVTHDFRINAFSAATAPPEFIGKIRDAYEFVSKDKDVTIVAGSGGMYSGKYCNTDGIRVVKELGLRTVVIDRYSKELNYDYLLVLRETLGEHLTGVIINDIPPNFMDETQTLIAPFLERRGIKVLGVIPKDPLMGAIKVADLAERLGGKVIASHHKADRIVESFLIGTMQVENFMTHFRKHKNSAIIVGGDRSDVQLVALEGDSPCLVLTGNLYPNDIILTRSEVLEIPIIVVREDTYSVAKKMETLLMRHKLRDEIKIRQGAQLVSANIDFEYLKKDLGLA; encoded by the coding sequence ATGGCCGGCATCTATATTGGGTCCACCGCCGGGTATTCCGGGAAGAACATGGTGGTCATGGGCCTTGGCCTGCGGCTGCAGAAAGAGGGGGTCAAGGTCGGCTACATCAAGCCCGTGGGGGCCATGCCCAGGGAATTCGACGGCCGGATGTGGGACGAGGACGCCTTTTTCGTACAAAAGATTCTGGGCGCCTCGGAACCCCCCGAGATGCTCACCCCGGTCCTGGTCACTCACGACTTCCGGATCAACGCCTTCAGCGCCGCGACCGCCCCTCCCGAATTCATCGGCAAGATCCGCGACGCCTACGAATTCGTGAGCAAGGACAAGGACGTGACCATCGTGGCCGGGTCCGGGGGCATGTATTCCGGAAAATACTGCAACACCGACGGCATCCGGGTGGTCAAGGAGCTTGGACTGCGCACCGTGGTCATCGACCGCTATTCCAAGGAACTCAACTACGACTACCTGCTGGTTCTGCGCGAGACCCTGGGCGAGCACCTGACCGGGGTCATCATCAACGACATCCCCCCCAATTTCATGGACGAGACCCAGACGCTCATCGCCCCCTTTCTGGAACGCCGGGGCATCAAGGTCCTGGGCGTCATCCCCAAGGACCCGCTCATGGGGGCCATCAAGGTGGCCGATCTGGCCGAGCGCCTGGGCGGCAAGGTCATCGCCTCCCACCACAAGGCCGACCGCATCGTGGAGAGTTTTCTCATCGGGACCATGCAGGTGGAAAACTTCATGACCCATTTCAGAAAGCACAAAAATTCGGCCATCATTGTCGGCGGCGACCGCTCCGATGTCCAACTCGTGGCCCTGGAGGGCGACAGCCCCTGTCTGGTGCTCACCGGTAACCTGTATCCCAACGACATCATCCTGACCCGATCGGAGGTGCTGGAGATCCCCATCATCGTGGTGCGCGAGGACACCTATTCCGTGGCCAAGAAGATGGAGACCCTGCTTATGCGCCACAAGTTGCGCGACGAGATCAAGATCCGCCAGGGGGCGCAACTGGTGAGCGCCAATATCGACTTCGAATACCTGAAAAAGGACCTGGGGCTGGCCTGA
- a CDS encoding flagellar hook assembly protein FlgD produces the protein MSTVSSVLSSYGTDTSTTTTDSSTELGKEAFLQLLLTQLTYQDPLDPMDDQDFVAELAQFSSLEQLTNINTGIEELNDTVTQEQLFDAVQFIGKEIKASGETIQLEDGEASTIYYTVATDAEEVVANVLDEDGNVVRTVDIGAETAGDYEFVWDGMDSDGNVMDDGVYTVTILTQDADGNASTASTQIQGTVTGVESSDGTYYLRVGDVLVDFTNITEVVDSDSSTTTEDS, from the coding sequence ATGTCCACGGTATCTAGCGTTCTGAGTTCGTACGGCACGGATACGAGTACGACGACGACCGATTCCTCGACGGAACTGGGCAAGGAGGCCTTCTTGCAGCTCCTTTTGACCCAGCTCACCTACCAGGACCCCCTGGACCCCATGGACGACCAGGACTTCGTGGCCGAGTTGGCCCAGTTCTCAAGCCTCGAGCAACTGACCAACATCAATACCGGCATCGAGGAATTAAACGACACCGTGACCCAGGAACAGCTTTTCGACGCCGTCCAGTTCATCGGCAAGGAGATCAAGGCCTCGGGCGAAACCATCCAACTTGAGGACGGCGAGGCCAGCACCATCTACTACACCGTGGCCACCGACGCCGAAGAGGTGGTGGCCAACGTCCTGGACGAGGACGGCAACGTGGTGCGCACTGTGGACATCGGGGCCGAAACCGCCGGGGACTACGAATTCGTGTGGGACGGCATGGACAGCGACGGCAACGTCATGGACGACGGGGTCTACACGGTGACCATCCTGACCCAGGACGCCGACGGCAACGCCAGCACGGCCAGCACCCAGATCCAGGGAACGGTCACGGGCGTCGAGAGTTCCGACGGGACCTATTATCTGCGGGTCGGAGACGTTTTGGTGGACTTCACCAACATCACCGAGGTCGTTGACAGCGACAGTTCGACGACGACCGAGGACAGCTAA
- a CDS encoding flagellar hook-length control protein FliK, whose translation MQILPSMDTTRAFAGLRALSELDAQAYQQRDEAFRSSLEASLADEGSLAATSSTLDAASGSLLDQAASEGLSGGMGSVITDPNTMLVTREDIAQLKSSLKKYGLTDQDLEEIEARIDSADGLSWSGFMSFVQTRIVGEQTSVELSVDDKRQVRSLLGKLGFTPAESAAMIDDLQQGLSTKVWGQISEKIQTLSDDTSLSVSASEAGALAKALGLSSDAQTRLTNFFATLGDSELGATAVRSALSAITAEVVKQQTAESKALDEVKELASEVFMAAQKRLFGQVLSDAREDQVSRKAMLAKEMAANISEGQNSGTTGTGNQSVADLAFSTADAANADTSGQGTTTTASGQDGKSGASGQGQVQDGLQGNAQGNAQGRQESAAKENGTGEREKSGQEKALLDKADVSAQSEGESSEADDWDAFWGKIGLDGMAESDVLSGETIASTTSSLWASDLLSEEAATTATFPLGGSLGTVRVPQPETAQNADRYVSSDVLRQVENGMLKNLGQGGHRITLNLTPEDLGAVNVMLTVRDKDVQAVIRTDTPEAAKIIGEQLAKVRESLEQQGLKVTKLEVQTGLAGQDQSSWQGADSHNEAWRQREELSQAWTALRLFGADAAFPVETDVAATNAAWSMRSEGVDLFA comes from the coding sequence ATGCAGATTTTGCCTTCCATGGACACCACGCGAGCCTTCGCCGGGCTTAGGGCCTTAAGCGAGCTTGACGCGCAGGCCTACCAGCAGCGGGACGAGGCTTTTCGCTCCTCCCTTGAGGCCAGCCTCGCGGACGAGGGTTCCCTGGCCGCCACCTCCTCCACCCTTGACGCCGCATCGGGGAGCCTGCTCGACCAGGCCGCGTCGGAGGGCCTGTCCGGAGGCATGGGGAGCGTCATCACCGATCCCAACACCATGCTCGTGACCCGGGAAGATATTGCCCAGCTCAAGTCGAGCCTGAAGAAATACGGCCTGACCGATCAGGACCTCGAGGAGATCGAGGCGCGCATCGACAGCGCCGACGGCCTGAGCTGGTCCGGTTTCATGAGTTTTGTCCAGACGAGGATCGTCGGGGAGCAGACCTCCGTCGAACTGTCCGTCGATGACAAGCGGCAGGTGCGGAGCCTGCTTGGCAAGCTCGGCTTCACCCCAGCCGAATCCGCAGCCATGATCGACGATCTGCAGCAGGGGCTGTCGACCAAGGTCTGGGGTCAGATTTCAGAAAAGATCCAAACCCTTTCAGACGACACCTCGCTCAGCGTAAGCGCCTCCGAGGCCGGCGCCCTGGCCAAGGCCCTGGGACTGTCCTCGGATGCGCAGACCCGGCTGACGAATTTCTTCGCCACCCTAGGCGACAGCGAACTCGGGGCCACGGCCGTCCGTTCCGCCCTTTCCGCCATCACCGCCGAGGTGGTGAAGCAGCAGACCGCCGAATCCAAGGCCTTGGACGAGGTGAAGGAACTGGCCTCGGAAGTGTTCATGGCCGCCCAGAAGCGGCTGTTCGGGCAGGTCCTTTCCGACGCCCGCGAGGATCAGGTGTCCCGCAAGGCCATGTTGGCCAAGGAAATGGCCGCGAATATCAGCGAGGGACAAAACTCCGGGACCACCGGCACTGGAAATCAAAGCGTGGCCGATCTCGCCTTCTCCACCGCTGACGCCGCCAATGCGGACACGTCAGGCCAAGGGACCACGACGACCGCCTCCGGCCAGGATGGAAAGTCGGGCGCCAGCGGTCAGGGCCAGGTCCAGGATGGCCTTCAGGGCAACGCCCAGGGAAACGCTCAGGGACGGCAGGAGTCCGCCGCAAAGGAAAACGGGACCGGGGAGAGGGAAAAAAGCGGCCAGGAGAAGGCTCTTTTGGACAAGGCGGACGTGTCGGCCCAGTCCGAGGGGGAAAGCTCCGAGGCGGATGATTGGGATGCATTTTGGGGCAAGATCGGATTGGACGGGATGGCCGAAAGCGATGTCCTTTCCGGCGAAACGATCGCTTCCACGACCTCCTCCTTGTGGGCCAGCGACCTCCTCAGCGAGGAAGCGGCCACCACGGCGACGTTTCCCCTGGGAGGGTCCCTGGGCACGGTTCGGGTCCCCCAACCGGAAACCGCCCAAAACGCCGACCGGTACGTCTCCTCCGATGTCCTGCGCCAGGTCGAAAACGGGATGCTCAAGAATCTGGGCCAGGGGGGGCATCGCATCACCCTGAATCTGACCCCCGAGGACCTGGGCGCGGTCAACGTGATGCTCACGGTGAGGGACAAGGATGTCCAGGCCGTGATCAGGACGGATACCCCCGAGGCGGCCAAGATCATCGGCGAGCAGCTCGCCAAGGTCCGCGAGAGCCTTGAACAGCAGGGTCTCAAGGTGACCAAGCTGGAGGTGCAGACCGGGCTTGCCGGACAGGATCAGTCGTCCTGGCAGGGCGCCGACAGTCACAACGAGGCGTGGCGGCAGCGGGAAGAGCTGTCCCAAGCCTGGACGGCCCTGCGGCTTTTCGGGGCCGATGCCGCCTTTCCCGTGGAAACGGATGTGGCGGCGACCAATGCCGCCTGGTCCATGCGTAGCGAAGGCGTCGATCTTTTCGCCTAA
- a CDS encoding flagellin, translating to MSLVINHNMMAMNAARNLSTAYSQLSVSTRRLSSGLRIGTAADDAAGLAIRELMRADIATLNQGVRNANDAISLIQTADGALQIVDEKLIRMKELAEQAATGTYNSDQRLIIDSEYQAMASEITRIAMATDFNGIYLLNGNLSANSHDGSGLTSTGKLKIHFGTGNSSSEDYYYVQIGNCTASAFGLGLGAGNSISTQALAQQTLDLINNAIISKDIIRANLGAMQNRLENTISNLEIQAENLQAAESSISDVDVAAEMTEFVRQQILTQAAVAMLSQANSLPQLAMQLISG from the coding sequence ATGTCCCTGGTCATCAATCACAACATGATGGCGATGAACGCCGCCCGGAACCTGTCCACCGCGTACAGCCAGTTGTCAGTTTCCACCAGGCGTCTGTCGTCAGGTCTGCGCATCGGCACGGCCGCCGATGATGCGGCGGGATTGGCCATTCGCGAACTCATGCGCGCGGATATCGCCACCCTCAACCAGGGTGTGCGCAACGCCAACGACGCCATTTCCCTCATCCAGACCGCCGACGGCGCGCTCCAGATCGTCGACGAGAAGCTCATCCGCATGAAGGAACTGGCCGAGCAGGCGGCCACCGGCACGTACAATTCGGACCAGCGTCTGATCATCGATTCCGAATATCAGGCCATGGCCTCGGAAATCACGCGTATCGCCATGGCCACGGATTTCAACGGGATCTACCTGCTCAACGGAAATCTGTCCGCGAATAGCCACGACGGCTCGGGACTTACCTCCACCGGCAAGCTCAAGATCCACTTCGGGACCGGAAACTCCAGTTCCGAGGACTATTATTACGTCCAGATAGGCAACTGCACGGCATCGGCCTTCGGCCTTGGCCTCGGCGCCGGGAACAGCATCTCCACGCAGGCCCTGGCCCAACAGACCCTGGACCTGATCAACAACGCCATTATTTCCAAGGATATCATCCGGGCCAACCTGGGCGCCATGCAAAACCGTCTGGAGAACACCATCTCCAACCTGGAGATCCAGGCCGAGAACCTGCAGGCCGCCGAATCAAGCATCTCCGACGTGGATGTGGCCGCCGAGATGACCGAATTCGTGCGCCAGCAGATTTTGACCCAGGCCGCGGTGGCCATGCTGTCCCAGGCCAACTCGCTGCCCCAGTTGGCCATGCAGCTCATCAGCGGCTAG
- a CDS encoding flagellar hook protein FlgE, with protein sequence MGLSSSMWAGVTGLLAHGQRMGLISNNLANVNTTAFKASNMYFADLVSVNIGTDAGIAQIGTGVGVGAVYSDLSQGGLETTTDALDLAISDNGYFIVKEKTSTNANGTALSSGNLTSYYTRAGNFRFDSDGYLVDENGYVVQGWEVDTDKVRSNEASGVTTSSVPIKGSIKDIKLDQFQIPAQATENMTVITQLDSSDTDHATSDTDPFFAMAELWDGQAAISGGNALADTAYAYQTTMTVYDQNGTSHVLTIYYDKVAVSNSGGKEYWEYIVTCDPSEDGRTLPDSGGGTAVNTTSTAGLLMTGTLTFDSSGNLINMSGYTLKSDAVASNGAYNLDQWTAAEVNGSGYPEFTANFRSVSGGSATDSANAINIALNVGIRDTHGFVGGASNAAGVGDSVSNLTGFTASTLKTNSNVTTNYSTSSSTVFNSQDGYASGTLTGVSVDSDGILSGTFSNGQVLELWCVAMANFTNANGLDSVGGNLYAATVASGQGVTGRANTGSLGSISGYSLETSNVDMAAEMVDMILTQRGFQANSKIITTVDTMLAEVIQLKR encoded by the coding sequence ATGGGACTGAGTTCTTCCATGTGGGCCGGAGTGACCGGACTGCTCGCGCATGGTCAGCGCATGGGGCTTATAAGCAACAACCTGGCCAACGTGAACACCACGGCCTTCAAGGCCTCGAATATGTATTTCGCGGATCTGGTCAGCGTCAATATCGGGACGGATGCCGGCATCGCCCAGATCGGCACGGGCGTCGGCGTGGGGGCCGTCTATTCCGACCTGAGCCAGGGGGGCCTTGAAACCACCACCGATGCCCTGGATCTGGCCATCAGCGACAACGGCTACTTCATCGTCAAGGAAAAAACGTCCACCAACGCGAACGGAACCGCCTTGAGCAGCGGCAATCTGACCTCCTACTACACCCGGGCGGGCAATTTCCGGTTCGACAGCGACGGTTATCTCGTGGACGAGAACGGCTACGTGGTGCAGGGGTGGGAGGTCGACACCGACAAGGTCCGCAGTAACGAGGCCTCGGGCGTCACCACCTCCTCGGTGCCCATCAAGGGGTCCATCAAGGACATCAAGCTGGACCAGTTCCAGATTCCGGCCCAGGCCACCGAGAACATGACCGTCATCACCCAACTCGATTCCTCGGATACGGACCACGCCACCAGCGACACGGACCCGTTTTTCGCCATGGCCGAGTTGTGGGATGGGCAGGCCGCCATCTCCGGCGGCAACGCCCTGGCCGATACGGCCTACGCCTATCAGACCACCATGACCGTCTACGACCAAAACGGCACCTCCCATGTCCTGACCATCTATTACGACAAGGTCGCCGTGAGCAATTCCGGGGGCAAGGAGTACTGGGAATACATCGTCACCTGCGACCCGAGCGAGGACGGCCGGACCCTGCCGGACAGCGGCGGCGGCACGGCGGTCAACACCACCAGCACCGCCGGACTGCTCATGACCGGCACCCTGACCTTCGATTCGTCGGGCAACCTGATCAACATGAGCGGCTATACCCTGAAGTCGGACGCCGTGGCCTCGAACGGCGCCTACAACCTTGACCAGTGGACCGCGGCGGAGGTGAACGGTTCCGGCTATCCGGAATTCACCGCCAACTTCCGTTCGGTGTCCGGGGGCAGCGCCACGGATTCGGCCAATGCCATCAACATCGCCTTGAACGTGGGCATCCGCGATACCCACGGGTTTGTCGGCGGGGCCTCCAATGCCGCCGGGGTCGGCGACTCGGTCTCCAATCTGACCGGCTTCACGGCCTCCACCCTCAAGACCAACTCCAACGTGACCACCAACTACAGTACGTCCTCGAGCACTGTTTTCAACTCCCAGGACGGCTATGCCTCCGGAACGCTCACGGGCGTGTCCGTGGACAGTGACGGCATACTGTCCGGAACCTTTTCCAACGGCCAGGTGCTGGAACTGTGGTGCGTGGCCATGGCCAACTTCACCAACGCCAACGGTCTGGACAGCGTGGGCGGCAACCTCTACGCGGCGACCGTCGCCTCCGGACAGGGGGTCACCGGGCGGGCCAACACCGGCAGCCTGGGGTCCATCTCCGGCTATTCCCTGGAGACCTCGAACGTGGACATGGCCGCCGAGATGGTGGACATGATTTTGACCCAGCGCGGCTTCCAGGCCAACAGCAAGATCATCACCACCGTGGATACCATGCTGGCGGAGGTCATCCAGCTCAAGCGGTAA